DNA from Cynocephalus volans isolate mCynVol1 chromosome 2, mCynVol1.pri, whole genome shotgun sequence:
ATGCTCTCCCTGGGCCGTCTTCACTTCCCCAGAGAGGCCAGGTAGACATACCAGAACAGAGCCACCAGGTTGCCAAAAAGCACCCGGAACTGCCAAAAAGAATAGAGTTGGACAGGCCATGGTAAGTGGGAGGCTGTGACCATATTTATCAAGCTTCAGTCACCCAGGACAGAGTTCATGTGTCCAACCACTTGTTCACTGGTTGGTCtgtacccacccatccaccctcccatccatGCTGTATTTACTGAGACGTTTGCTTGCACCAGACACCTTGTCAGGCCCTGGCAGGGAGGACAAACAGCGCCCTCCTAGCATTATTTACAGGCTGATAAACACAGTGACACAGGAAATCACAGAAGCAAACACCTGTCCCTTTTTCTCCTTCACTGGACACTCTAGCCCCTGGCTCAGCCTCTCTCACCCCAGAACCTGCTGGGCCCTCTTCTATTGCTCACCTTTCCACAATTTCTTGAAAACTTTCTAGACTTGTGATTTCTTTTATACTCTCCCACTTTTCAATATGAAGCAATCTGGCTTCAGCCCCCATCATGCCACTGAAGTTGCTCATGGGAGGGTCATTGATGAAGTCATTGCTAAGGCCCATGGaaacctgtttttatttttctttatcctgtaGCTTACGCTATGGTTGACCAGCCTTCTTTGTCATGTTGCTACATTCTCCTGGGTTCCTGCCTCTACTTGGTGTGTGGTGTGTACGTGTGTTATGTGTATGGTGCATGtggtatgtgtatttgtgtagtGTCTGTggggtgtgtatgtatatgtgtatgggagttgtgtgtgtatgtgtagtatTGGGTGGGGTGTGTATGAGTGGCGTGGGTGTggtggtatatgtgtgtgtagggTATTTGTGGTGGTGTGTGAAGTatatgtgtagtgtgtgtgtggtggtatGGTGGGTGTGTACGTGTGATGTATGCAGTATATGTTGTGTACGTATTGTGTGTGTAGTATCTGTTCGTGTGTGGTATATGAtgcatgtacatgtatgtatggcATGTTTGTGTGGTTTATGTGTGCAGTGGCATGGTGTGTCTGATGTGTATGtagtgtgtggtgtatgtgtgatGTGAGTAGTATCTGGTGGTGTGTAGGTGTGTACacggtgtgtgtgtatgtggtagtgtgtgtgtggtgtgcatgtatgtgtgtggtgtgcatgtacatgtgtggtgtgtagtgtgcatgtgtggggtaTGTGTGTGATGTATATATGTAGTGTGTTGTGTAGTATCTGGTGGTATGTGTGTGATATATGACGTGTACATGTATGGAATGTTCATGTGGTATGTGTACAGAGGCATGGTGTGTGtaatgtgtgtggtgtgcatgtgtgttatgtagtatgtggtatatatatgtaGTGTGTGGTGGCGCGTGTAGTATCTGGTGGTATGTGTGTGGTATATGaggtgtgtacatgtatgtatggcatgtgtgtgtggtgtatgtatgTGCAGTGGTatggtgtgtgatgtgtgtgatatgtgtgtatgtaatatGTGGTACATGTGTGTAGTGTGTGGTGGTGTGTATAGTATCTGGTGGTATGTATGGTATATGATATGTGTAcgtgtgcatggtgtgtgtgaTGTGCATGTTATATGTGGTGTATGTAGTTTGTGGTGTGTCTGATGTGTATGTGTgatggtgtgtgtggtgtatgtgtgtagtGGTGTGGTGTGTGGTATATGTAGTATGTGGTGTGTGTTCAGTGTGTGTATGCTATATGATGTGTATACACGTATGTGTGGCGTGCTGTGTCTGTGCAGCGTATGTTGTGTGCCTGCACATACTGAgcctgcctccctcttctccccattCCTCCATGGAGCTCTGTCCTGAGGGGGTTATGGCCAGTGACCCCTCCACTCCTCCCCACAAAGCAGGGGTGGCCACCAGCCCCATGTGAGCGTCTCAAGCTGGCTGCTTGACAGCATGCAGAACAGGCTCCTGGGTAATCTGAGGTGTCCCCAGACAGGATGGTTTGGAGGACAGCCCTGGGCGGGCAATGTGGGTTTGGTGAGGGTCCCTCTTGCCTCGATGAGCCTGTTGTCCTTGGGGGTCTGGAATGTTGGGGTCTGGCTGACGCCGGGCAGTGGGGGATGTGGCCAGCCCCCAGCGAAACCCTAGTAGGCTTCCACAGACAGAAGGCGCTGCCCCTGCTGCCGGAGGAGCATGCTGCGAGACCCGGGGGGTGCGGTGAGGGATCCGCAGACCCCACCAGGCCTGCCCCTTAGATCCAGCGGCCTTCCAGGGGGAAGTGGTCTTGGGAACCCTGACACAGGTGGCTGATGACACACTAGAACCCGACAACCATCCAGAGCCTGCTCCGCTCCTATAGCTCCCGGACCCCGACCCCTCCGCAGTGGCTGCGACCCAGCAGGCCCTTCTCCTGGCGCTTTGGCTCCGTCCCTGGAGACCCCTGCCCCTGCTCAGGTGCCGCTCTGGCAGCGCTGCAGGTGGGGCAGCCCCAGGGCCTGGGAACGTGTCTATCACGGGAAAACCTGAGGATGTCCGTGGCAAGTGGGCTCTTCATGAGAATTTgctgaacaaataaatagatgaagCACGGACCACTTAGGAGATCCCACTAGGTGCCTTGGCTCTCGGAATCCACAGCCATCAGTGACTCGGAGTTGGCAGCAAAGCCAAGGGATGGTTGAGTCCAAGGCTGACAGAGGACGAACTGTGGGGGAACGAGCCCTGTGCCCTCACCTGCACGGGGACGTAGTTGACGTTAATAAATTGCACGGGCGTCCAGACCCTCCAGTTCATCCACAGCGCCGGCCAGAAGCCCCTCCGCATCCTGGCGGCGAAGGCAGACATGTCCTTCCCCTGCAGAGGGGGCAAAAGGGGCGGTGAGCGAACCCACCGTTCCCCGAACTGCGTGGTACTAGATGCTATTCGGCTTGTGCACAGACAGTACAGCTGCGTCCTAAATGAGCGGTGTAGCTGTAAACAGCCAACCACTCAGCGGGAAGCAGTCGGAATAGCAGGGGCAATGCTCTCACTGAGGTAGGCGATGTTAGGACCTGCAACGCTCCTAACAGGTGAGCTGATGGTGTGAATCATGCTGCTGGCCCTGGGCATAGAACTGCCACTGTGGCTCAGCTGTCAATTGTTTGAAAATAACCTCCAGGGCCGgtcatagctcacttgggagagtgtggtgctggtaacaccaaggccacgggtttgggtccctatatagggatggctggttagctcacttgggagaatgtggtgctgacaacaccaagtcaagagttaagctccccttaccagtcatcttaaaaaaaaaaaaaaaagaaagaaagaaaataacctcCAAAATTGATGCATTTCCAATCAAAACTTGTCAGGAGTTTAAAAAAAGGGACCCCAAAAAATTGATTCTAAGTGTCACttgtaagaataaatatataagaatagccattgtgtaaaagaataaagaggaaagGCCTACTTTActagggattttttaaaatactataaaattatggtaattaaaatagTCTGGTAAACAgccaaaaaccaacaaaccaaccaacccaaaacataaaatgaaaatgaaaaaaatccagcAAAAGAACAAAGAGTCCAGATAATATGATAAAGTTATCATTTCAAAATACTGGGgattgttcaataaatggtaataAGACAATTTGCTATAGAAGTGGAAAAAATCAAGACATATCTATCTCCcactataaacaaaaataaaaccataaggATACTAGAGGAAAGTATAGGAGAATATTTCTATTTGAGTGTATCaagacatacaaaataaaatcataaaggtAGACAAAGGTATAGGAGAGTATTTCCATTATCTTCCTATAAGGAAacccacaaagaaaaaagaatgtcagATCTGAataggagtttttattttttattttttatttatttttttaaagatgaccggtaaggggatcttaacccttgacttggtgttgtcagcaccacgctcagccagtgagcgaaccggccatccgtatatgggatccgaacccggggccttggtgttatcagcaccgcactctaccgagtgagccacgggccggccctgaataggagttttttaaatttctgtatgaagaaaaacactaaaattttatttatataactttacattttaactttatataagttaaaagacaaacacctcaggccggcccgtggctcactcggtagagtgcagtgctgataacaccaaggccacaggttcggatcctatatagggatggccggtttgctcactggctgagcgtggtgctgacaacaccaagccaagggttgagatccccttaccggtcatctttaaaaaaaaaaaaaaaagacaaacacctCAAAAATGGGAAAAGTATTTGTTACCTGTATTTGGCAAAGGATTGATATCcttaatatatgcaaatatacaaatcagtaagaaaaaagcaaatgttctaatagaaaagaagcaaagttcatggaagaaatacaaatagcaGATATTTTTCACCTATCAGACTGCAAACTATTTGAAAAAGCACCCCATCAGAGTTATCAAGAGTGTGGGGAAACAAGGCTAGGGTCTGAATTCTGACTCAAAGATTCCAAAGTTATGTGCCCTTAAGCCAGCTTTTTACCCCCTCTgggtctcagcttcctcagctgtCCAAGGGCGGTGGCAGAACCAAACGGCATGAAGTGCTCCATGTAGAACTTGGACAAGGCAAATGTCGATAAAGTTATCTGTTGCTGTTATTCTACACCACTGCAGGGGGTGCAAACAAAGGCTGCTTTTCTTAGAGAACAATTTTAGGAATTAACCAAACAGGAATCCTTTCACAATAGGGATAGGCATACAGTGGAATGCTGCACAGCCTGTAACATGATGGCTACAGTTAAAGATGCAGGATGCAGAGGCATCCatgggggtgtgtgtgtaggGTGGTCCCACTATACATCATTTATATGTTGATTACTTTATGCAGTTTGGTACCATTTGGCATAGATGTACAggtctttaaaatgaaaatatcttccCTTCATATTTGGAAGGAAATATGAAGGTGCCCAAACCTCTAATTTGTGGTACCCTTTGCTTCCTCCTAACTCAGATTTGCTAAGAACTTCCCAGCATCTCTTTCTACTATCAGGGACTTATTAGCAATCATAATTAAGTTTAAACATCTTTCCTACTTCCTCCCAGGATCACTTCTGGAGTATTCTCCTTAGTAACAAGAACTTGAGAGgctgtttcaaaataaaatctgaGTGGGATGTATTTACTTGCTGTGATTGGCAAAAACAAATTACTTTCAGGACAGAACACGACACATCTCAGACACACAGCACAACCCTACCCCCTGCTTCTGGGGACGGTGAAATGGAAGGTGCTAGTGAAGTAGGAAGGTTGGACACATTTAAGAAAACAGACATGCCTGGTGAGTACATATGAACACACCTCCTATCATgtggagttttataattttaagtttatgCTGATAAGGTAACCTCTTCAGAGCATTAAGATGCTCCAGGCACTGAGTCTGTACAGACTTCCGCAATATTATTAGGGGGTCTTAAACTTTTGTAACATGTtttatattgtataaaataaaatatatacattctaAACAAAGGTACATATTATACTGAaatacagttatcaaaatatttagaaaacaattttacgATAGACTAGTATATGTGCTGCTTTATTAACACATCCAGTGACAAGGCCTAATTGCAGGTCCAAGTAGTAATGAACTAAATGATATCTGTAACAACTGATACGTTACTCTATCGCGACAAATAGATACTGCCAATTCTACAGTGGTTTGCTCCCTACATTCATaaaggaaaatgcaaaatttcaATTTGAGTGTAGTGAAAAGTTCACAGACCCTCTGAATTCTACCTAGGGATGTCAGACTAAGAATCACAGTGCTAAATAAAGAGCTGTAGTAAGTGCTGTGGCAGACACCAACCTCCAGAAAGTTCATGATGAGGAAGAACAGCAACAGGAAGGCCGGTGCAAAGAGCAGACGGTCCAAGAGGAGCCTCTTGATCCCTGCCAAGGGAACCTCAGAAGGGATCCAGCTTTCCATGAAGAGGTAGAAGAAATGACTCAGCGGCCCTGTGAAGAAGAACCTGAGGCCCCACAGTGGGTGTTAGCCAGACTGGGGCTCTCCGGAAGCCCTTCATCGGTCCAACTTCACCCCCAAATCCCAGGTCCTAAACCATGCCGACATCCCTCAGTACTGACCACACAGACATCCCTCAGTACTGACCACACAGGTCTGTATGGACCTTCAAAACGTGTTTTCTTTGAATCTGCTTCAGGCACTCTTTTTTTTTGCCTCTAACAGACCAAAATCGCTGTGGATCCTTTGCTCCCAATACTTTCCCCCCAATCCTGATGTGGGTGGCCAGCTCCTTCTCAACACTATCAGCTCAGAGAGGTCTTTCCTGATTGTCCTGGCTAATGTACGTGCCCCTGTGCCAGCCACTCCCTGTTCCAGGCCCTTTTCATTTCTGCATAGCATtgtcattatctcatttgatggGTTATATTGTGCCTCTCTTCACCCCTGGGAGGTAGACTCCACAAGGCAGGTGGTGCATGTCTGCTCGTGGCTGTGTCTGCAGtgcctagaacagggcctggctcTGAGAAGATGTtcagtaataaataaatgagcacaTCTCTGGTTTTATGGCTTTTCATCAAACTCTATATGGCAACTGGCAAGGGTTAAGCCTGGTGCTGCTCACTGACTTGTCTGGGCTCCTGCTGTTCATTCCTAAGTGCACGTTGGGAGAGAAATGAACCCAGCCGCTACATCTACATGGACAAAAGACCTGCAGCTCCATAAAATTCAACAATGAAAAGAGGAGCAGGGACCCAAAGGTCTTTCAACTTCTGACATTGAAAGTCTTTAAACAAGTGGTTCTCAGTTGTGTGTTCCCATCCCGCCATAGGATGTTACGTGGCTCGTGGCAGGGATTCTCAGTGGGGAAGAGAGTGGAAGCCTTGGGGATGGGAAAGCTGTGTAACTGGATAAGCGCTCCTATGTGATCCTGTTACACACCAATCTCTGGGGGGATTATTGCCTTAAATACATTATGGAAAAAACCGTGATGACTCAAGTCAGcatgaagtaaaaaaaatgatctttgtgaattttgaattaaaaaaaatcagtctagTTAGAAATGACTTCAAAATAATCCATCTATAACATGACTGTTGGCTAAAACTCTTGAATCTCTGTGCTTCTGTAATTCAGAGAGTGGTTCAGAAACTAGACATGTTTCAGGATGcctaagtatttcttttctgGATGTTTACACAATGAAAACAGTAGAAACTAGTCATGTTGGAGTTGGTTTTCCTCTCCAGAAGCTTTCAAGGTGTTTGAGTCTTAAAGTCTAACTTCAGGTTCAGGTGAATTATCTGCCTTCAGGTCTGTCTCTTGGCCAAATTAAGACAGCCACCCCCACCCAtgcaatacaaaataaaaattataaaactatataCATGAATATGTATATTGCATAAATTGTATAAGCTgttctgatttcattttcatgatgattactttaatgtttttaaaaaattatttttccaaattagaTTATTCCAAAAACTTGGTTTTGATACCCCAGCTTTGTTGTACTTTTATGGCACTCACCCATAAATCGCATATCTGAGAGGCCCACTGATGTCTAGAttttcagagttttcttttttccgtTTCTTCTCAATTGTCTGGGCCAGTAAGTTCCCAAGTGCTAACAAAATGCCACTGTGGATGGAAAGGTAATCAGAACAGGAGCAACCAGCACGAGGGTATCCCTTTCCTGCACGTAAATTAGCAGGGCTGCTCTGAGATTATGCTATGGATAggtggggttagggttaggaatCCTTACTAACGCAGCTGCAACGTAAAGTCCCTACATCAAAGGGTGAAAACAGAacctcacacacagacacacgcaggTGAGTACAATAAGAGTTCCAACTGGTAACTATCAAcatcaatatcctggttgtgatgtTATATActataattttgtaaaatattactaCTCAGGGAGTCAGGAAGGTATGTGGCTATAAAAGAACAAGAGAGATCCTTATGATGACACTGTTCTGTATTTTGACTGAGGTGATGGAATACATGAACCTACACACATAATAAAACTGCATAGAACTGCTGAcctgtggctcccttgggagagtgtggtgctaatagcaCCAGGttaggggttaagatccccttgccggtcatctttaaaaaaaaaaacaaaaaaaactgcacagaactaaatacacatacacacacacacacgaatacaAGAAAAACGGGGAAATCTGAATATGATCTGTGGACTATATCCATGCCATGTCCCAGTTGTGATATtatactagttttattttttgttttgtttctggtggctggccagtaagaagttctgaacccttgatcttggtgttattagcaccatgctctaaccaagtgagctaacctgccagccctataTAGTTTCAGAAAACGTTACCAATGGGGGAACTGGGCAAAGTGTAATAGGGAtatctctgtattttttcttttttatctttgtactatttcttacaactgcatatgAACCTACAATTATTGCaataacaatttcagtaataaaaaggtgGAGACAGGCCCAGTCACTCCTTCCAAGGCTTGGTCTACAGTTCCCTTCTGAACTCTCTGAGctataaaatccaaaattcttaGTATGGGCCATATGGCCTTCTTGATCCGATCCTTGGCTACTTCTCATCTCccccttccatttttttttttttttttggcagctggggaAGCCTGGACCCTATCaacaccacagtctaaccaactgagccacaggccagcactCTTCTCCCTTGCTCACTAGTCATTCTCTCCAGCGACACAGGCGTTCTGTCCACTCCTCCCACGTGAGGTGAGCTTGCTCCtccctcaggacctttgcacttgctgccaGCACAGCTTTTGCTTAACTTCCTTACCTGGCCTAttcaatgtcacctcctcagaaaaAACTCCCCTGAGCACTTTATCTGTGCTGTATACGGATCTGCTTTTTGTCCAGTTCTTCATCAGAATGTCAGTCAGCTCCGTGAGAGTAGGGACCTCACCTACCTATGCTGATCACAGCGGTATGACCTGCACACAGGAAGCGctccatacatatttatgagtgGCTGAATTAATAAAAGGGAACGAGCTTATAAAATTAATTAGTAACAGTAACAAAGCAGGAGATGTCTCATAAAAGGTTTAGCCTCCAAACCCAAAGGCAGAACTAACCAGTAGCACCGAGGTGCTGAGTTGGTAAGCGCAGGAAGTCTTTGGTCTTCTGCATTTCTTCAGTCTGGCCCTGTTTTTCCCATTCTAGGCTGCGTAAGAATTACTTTCCAGGGCCAAACACAGAACCGCTTTTACTGAACTTTCTGGTTTACTTAAGGGCTTTTGCGGGGGCGGTAGTCACTTTGACACAAGGGGATATTGACTGTGGCACCCAAACCCCCGTGTAAAACGCGTGTGTTCAGCTCGGTCCCTGGGCCGGGTCGCCTCTCCCCCGCGCCCCCGTCCCCCGACCGCGCTGCTCCCTCCCCTGCGCGCGGCCGCTCCGCTCCCACCTGGTGGTTGCCTTGGTGAGCACCGGGTAGAGCCGCAGAAGGAGCAGGTACTGCGCTAGCGCCCGCCGCGGGAGCGTCCCGAGCCCAGCCTCCGCTCGCAGCCTCGACGCCGCCGGCGCCATCGCCTCCGCCGCGCCGCCCCGGGCGCCGACCCCACCTCGGGCCGGCCCGGAGCGGGGCCTGGGGCCAGGACCGCGGCGCGGGGACGATCTGACATTTCCGGTCCCAGCGCGGACCGCAGCGCCGCCCCATACGGACCCCGCGGTTCGCCGCACGGCACCTCCGCGCACTTTTCCCCGGACCCTGGCGCGCCGCCTCCCCCAGGCGCCGCTGCCGAGTGGAGCTCCGCGCGCTGGACGGCCGCACCCCCTGATTGGAAGGCGGCGCTCCCCGGGCTCTCGCGAGAGGGGGAGGCAGCGCGCCAAATTTCTCCCGGGAAGCGAGGAGTGCGGTGCGGCGCAATGGTGCTGAGGAACGGCGGTCGGCGGCGCGCGGAGCCGGGCGTGGACGGCGAGGCCGGCCGGTGAGGGCCGCCGGGTCCCGGGGCGCAGCGGCAGGGCGGGGCCGGGGTGGGCCGGGGCGCTGCTCCCGCGCGAGGGGCTTGGCGCCTCCCCAGAGTCCGGGCGGGTCTGCAGCGAGGCGTCTCCTCCGCCTTCTCTTGTCTCCCGCAGCGCGCGGGTCGCTCGCACGTGCGCCCCTCGGTTCCTTGCGAGGCGAGACACTTGCTCCAGTGGTCATAAGGGTGGGTCGCGCAGCTGGCCACTCAAGTGGTTTTTCGTCAGCAGGGGTTCATCCTTGCTTTTCACGTTATTGCTATTCGTTCTTCAGATGCGTTTACGCTTCCCCTCGGGTCTTCCGCACAGTGTGTGCAATAGGTAGAGTCAGGTTGGAGGGAAGAGTCAGGAGGGAACGGAGGGTCGGGACCCTGCAGATTCGCTGGTGGAGAGCAGTGAAACCGAGCTAAATGTCAACGCGATTGGTGTGTGGCCTTCGTTTGCCTTAGGCAGATATTTCAAAGTGCACAGGTTTTTTACTGACACTGAACCCTGAACGAGCTTCTCCACAAAGGAGAAATTGGGTGATGTGCTGGAGAACAACGGCAATGATAAGGACAGCTGACAGCTATTGGGCTAAGTGCTTAATATGCACAATCTCATTAGTTCTCATGGAAAACCTTAAgatgtaggtactattattacctATATTTTACACTCGAATCTGGTGCTTGGGGATGTGAAGCGATTTACCTGGTTTCGTAATTGCAGGACATGCTTCTCTTTCCCTTCACTGCCTTGTCATGTACTCAGTGGTATCCTTGCAGCAGTCGGAGGGCTGTCGTAGCCCCCCACAAATTAAGTAATAGCTTTTAACTTTTGCTGTATGTTCTCAATGCTTTACGTGGATCAGCTCATTCAATCCTTACAACAATCTTATGAGGTA
Protein-coding regions in this window:
- the PXMP2 gene encoding peroxisomal membrane protein 2 gives rise to the protein MAPAASRLRAEAGLGTLPRRALAQYLLLLRLYPVLTKATTSGILLALGNLLAQTIEKKRKKENSENLDISGPLRYAIYGFFFTGPLSHFFYLFMESWIPSEVPLAGIKRLLLDRLLFAPAFLLLFFLIMNFLEGKDMSAFAARMRRGFWPALWMNWRVWTPVQFINVNYVPVQFRVLFGNLVALFWYVYLASLGK